One Maribacter cobaltidurans genomic window carries:
- a CDS encoding NHL repeat-containing protein, with protein MNFETLGKHVTDSYVFKGSEEMPFLAPRGVFTMENKLFVSDTGRNRIFIWNEIPKTEYQEPDIVLGQVDATETGRNAGGIATASTLHYPSGIWSNGTIVIVADAWNHRVLIWHSLPTQNGQPADVVLGQPDFESNQPNVSGIGNDPSAQTLNWPYGVFSDGESLWIADTGNRRILFYDGIPMTNFAPADEVIGKPDFTNRDYENHEPIWPYSVKVNAKRQMVVADTQFYRSLVWNDADKAFSKPADSIIGQADFDACGQNQFGLFPSSKSLNWIYDACFYKDGILVNDTGNSRVLWFDKIPTKNNPEATAVIGKRDFKTGSENKETLMGTSSSLYWPFSITTKENKLIIADTGNHRVVITDLKL; from the coding sequence ATGAATTTTGAAACGCTAGGCAAACATGTTACCGATTCTTATGTTTTTAAAGGTTCCGAGGAAATGCCATTCTTGGCTCCAAGAGGAGTTTTTACTATGGAGAATAAACTCTTTGTTTCCGATACGGGGCGTAATCGCATTTTTATCTGGAATGAAATTCCCAAGACAGAATATCAAGAACCCGATATTGTTTTGGGTCAGGTCGATGCCACAGAAACGGGTCGTAATGCGGGTGGAATTGCAACTGCAAGTACATTACATTATCCATCGGGAATATGGAGCAATGGCACTATCGTTATCGTTGCAGATGCTTGGAACCATCGCGTGCTTATTTGGCATTCGTTACCCACTCAAAATGGGCAGCCAGCGGATGTAGTGTTGGGGCAGCCCGATTTTGAATCAAATCAACCCAACGTTTCGGGTATTGGAAACGACCCTTCTGCACAAACCTTAAACTGGCCGTACGGAGTTTTCTCAGATGGAGAAAGCCTTTGGATAGCAGATACAGGGAATCGGAGGATATTGTTCTATGACGGGATTCCAATGACCAATTTTGCTCCGGCGGATGAAGTCATAGGAAAACCGGATTTCACGAACAGGGATTATGAAAATCATGAACCCATTTGGCCCTATTCCGTTAAGGTAAATGCCAAAAGACAAATGGTCGTAGCCGACACTCAATTCTACCGTTCATTAGTTTGGAATGATGCTGACAAAGCATTTTCAAAACCAGCGGATAGTATTATTGGACAAGCCGATTTTGATGCTTGTGGACAAAATCAGTTTGGCTTGTTTCCCTCTTCAAAATCGTTAAACTGGATATATGATGCTTGTTTCTATAAAGACGGGATACTAGTAAATGATACTGGGAATAGTAGAGTATTATGGTTTGATAAAATCCCAACGAAAAACAATCCCGAAGCAACAGCGGTCATTGGGAAACGAGATTTTAAAACAGGAAGCGAAAATAAAGAAACCTTGATGGGAACTTCAAGCTCCTTGTATTGGCCTTTTTCAATAACTACAAAAGAAAATAAACTAATCATTGCCGATACTGGAAATCATCGGGTAGTGATAACGGATTTAAAGCTCTAA